From Leopardus geoffroyi isolate Oge1 chromosome B4, O.geoffroyi_Oge1_pat1.0, whole genome shotgun sequence, a single genomic window includes:
- the NFYB gene encoding nuclear transcription factor Y subunit beta isoform X1 yields the protein MKCPSPPGAVPAANAAAAGAIRLPPARPPARAGAGAGAGPAPARPLPLRARPGSGRGAAARLFVRRAEERRDAGQAASCSPPPSSGPEAEEGASGHRPAPSRRRPGRLHFVRGAGRGHWPGPRSRPCALGRAAARSPRGRPPPARRLARGGMAGPGRFVCPGAPGAAGGRQALGAGPGPGRASRGMRARGGRPAPAGLTVGRAGRWGRGQPAHLRGEEARSPGGRSGFGFPAVWLTRKECSHLAACGPWTCPEGGKEAFRIGLRLKLGEG from the exons ATGAAATGTCCGTCTCCTCCCGGCGCCGTCCCCGCCGCCAACGCCGCCGCGGCCGGGGCCATTCGCCTCCCTCCCGCCCGCCCTCCCgcccgggccggggccggggctggggccgggcCGGCGCCTGCGAGGCCGCTCCCGCTGCGGGCCCGGCCGGGGAGCGGGCGCGGGGCCGCGGCGCGGCTCTTTGTGCGCCGGGCCGAGGAGCGGCGGGACGCGGGCCAGGCCGCCTCCTGCTCGCCGCCGCCGAGCTCTGGGCCCGAGGCCGAGGAGGGGGCGTCGGGGCACCGTCCGGCCCCCTCTCGGCGGCGCCCCGGCCGGCTCCATTTTGTGCGGGGAGCCGGGCGGGGGCATTGGCCCGGACCCCGGTCCCGACCCTGCGCCCTTGGCCGGGCTGCCGCGCGGAGTCCCCGGGGGCGTCCCCCTCCCGCCCGCCGGCTGGCCCGCGGGGGCATGGCGGGGCCGGGCCGCTTTGTCTGCCCCGGCGCCCCgggcgcggcgggcgggcggcagGCGTTGGGCGCGGGCCCGGGCCCTGGGCGGGCGAGTCGGGGGATGCGCGCCAGGGGCGGCCGCCCCGCACCGGCGGGACTGACAGTCGGCCGGGCCGGGCGGTGGGGCCGGGGCCAGCCCGCGCACCTTCGTGGGGAGGAAGCGAGGTCCCCGGGAGGAAGGAGTGGATTTGGTTTCCCCGCAGTCTGGCTTACACGTAAAGAATGCAGCCATCTGGCGGCTTGCGGTCCCTGGACTTGCCCCGAAGGTGGGAAGGAAGCCTTTCGGATTGGACTAAG GTTGAAATTGGGCGAAGGGTAG
- the NFYB gene encoding nuclear transcription factor Y subunit beta isoform X3: MDGDSATTDASQLGISADYIGGSHYVIQPHDDTEDSMNDHEDTNGSKESFREQDIYLPIANVARIMKNAIPQTGKIAKDAKECVQECVSEFISFITSEASERCHQEKRKTINGEDILFAMSTLGFDSYVEPLKLYLQKFREAMKGEKGIGGAVTTTDGLSEELTEEAFTNQLPAGLITADGQQQNVMVYTTSYQQQIQFS; the protein is encoded by the exons ATGGATGGCGACAGTGCTACAACAGACGCTTCTCAGCTAGGCATCTCTGCGGACTACATCGGAGGAAGCCACTATGTGATACAGCCCCACGATG atacgGAGGACAGCATGAATGATCATGAAGACACAAATGGTTCAAAAGAAAGTTTCAGAGAACAAGATATATATCTTCCAATTGCAAACGTAGCAAGGATAATGAAAAACGCCATACCTCAAACGGGAAAG aTTGCAAAAGATGCCAAAGAATGTGTTCAGGAATGTGTAAGTGAGTTCATCAGCTTTATAACATCTGAAGCAAGTGAAAGATGCCATCAGGAGAAACGGAAGACAATCAACGGAGAAGATATTCTCTTTGCCATGTCTACCTTAGGCTTCGACAGTTATGTAGAACCTCTAAAATTATACCTTCAGAAATTCAGAGAG GctatgaaaggagagaaaggaattgGTGGAGCAGTCACAACTACAGATGGATTAAGTGAAGAACTTACAGAGGAGGCATTTA CTAACCAGTTACCAGCTGGCTTAATAACTGCAGATGGTCAACAACAGAATGTTATGGTTTATACAACGTCATATCAACAG
- the NFYB gene encoding nuclear transcription factor Y subunit beta isoform X2 has product MDGDSATTDASQLGISADYIGGSHYVIQPHDDTEDSMNDHEDTNGSKESFREQDIYLPIANVARIMKNAIPQTGKIAKDAKECVQECVSEFISFITSEASERCHQEKRKTINGEDILFAMSTLGFDSYVEPLKLYLQKFREAMKGEKGIGGAVTTTDGLSEELTEEAFTNQLPAGLITADGQQQNVMVYTTSYQQISGVQQIQFS; this is encoded by the exons ATGGATGGCGACAGTGCTACAACAGACGCTTCTCAGCTAGGCATCTCTGCGGACTACATCGGAGGAAGCCACTATGTGATACAGCCCCACGATG atacgGAGGACAGCATGAATGATCATGAAGACACAAATGGTTCAAAAGAAAGTTTCAGAGAACAAGATATATATCTTCCAATTGCAAACGTAGCAAGGATAATGAAAAACGCCATACCTCAAACGGGAAAG aTTGCAAAAGATGCCAAAGAATGTGTTCAGGAATGTGTAAGTGAGTTCATCAGCTTTATAACATCTGAAGCAAGTGAAAGATGCCATCAGGAGAAACGGAAGACAATCAACGGAGAAGATATTCTCTTTGCCATGTCTACCTTAGGCTTCGACAGTTATGTAGAACCTCTAAAATTATACCTTCAGAAATTCAGAGAG GctatgaaaggagagaaaggaattgGTGGAGCAGTCACAACTACAGATGGATTAAGTGAAGAACTTACAGAGGAGGCATTTA CTAACCAGTTACCAGCTGGCTTAATAACTGCAGATGGTCAACAACAGAATGTTATGGTTTATACAACGTCATATCAACAG